In Fluviispira sanaruensis, a genomic segment contains:
- a CDS encoding tetratricopeptide repeat protein has protein sequence MFKKKLFTYSFFTFLSAVGGIFDSSSANAEILKIRKDKISPTFLAGEDSYRMVFDLGEPRRYATRFIKGTRTLQIRIIPARMEEFNNTSFYDTRFVKRVYMREEKSEVTIHIQLKNLPIGWVVATQNKPWRILIDFWRTEPESKNLEADWNWQPDFIEGLSKENIPEIMTTYNLQNEDLQEKKSTPKVNGQIKNESQKVVTSSGEAHNQNVNSNENKNKPVSLTPDKKIEKVKSDKEYNLPEIYGRLEVLKPISEYRMTLLQAQMGSVFGTKEEFDVGKNFAEELYKSGHEDQALSIYRRLVALSERKFKSDPKILWNAGESAYLTRNFDLANDYFRSLLLNSPGSEYAALAKLRLLDIDELSNSKTKGMGKTGYQNAQKYSEMALYDKNPLIVKVASSLRVLNDVVDENPNAVKTYQQNIDACVTSESIPFDLLKNCAYDQIRSSVEKENINTADAAVQQFKKKVAGDKRSAVLENIVNSRVKDLLKSTAQNKQWEVWTRFEKGARQSLLEFTYSDPESLFTRAEAFDAVGENQKAIQLYSAFWQASTDQKRKNEAAAITARLYYRSNKPTDAEVFLRRIEQDEKRKADGLTDKSVQALKELSVAPYRNKIALRLLLDEMKLGRYVERDLPTLGEWARALRGTPDVEPLYEKILAFPAKSLDEIQTVEASIMQYAEDLRDSGRFAKSGDMFLAMANLAQGTHRAEAAYKAGVVYARAGLFDKAKTAWLLAANDTNDKRYSSLASERLDRLNK, from the coding sequence TTGTTCAAGAAAAAACTCTTCACATATTCATTCTTTACATTTCTTTCCGCTGTGGGGGGCATCTTTGACTCTAGCTCGGCAAATGCAGAGATATTAAAAATAAGAAAAGATAAAATTTCTCCAACTTTTCTTGCAGGAGAAGATAGTTATCGCATGGTATTTGATTTGGGAGAACCGCGGAGATATGCGACACGCTTTATTAAGGGAACAAGAACATTACAGATAAGAATAATTCCTGCAAGGATGGAAGAGTTTAATAATACATCATTTTATGACACTCGTTTTGTTAAACGTGTGTATATGCGTGAAGAAAAATCTGAAGTCACGATTCATATTCAATTAAAAAATTTACCAATAGGATGGGTGGTCGCAACGCAAAATAAGCCGTGGAGAATTTTAATTGATTTCTGGCGAACGGAGCCGGAAAGTAAAAATTTAGAAGCGGACTGGAATTGGCAACCCGATTTTATAGAAGGTTTAAGTAAAGAAAATATTCCTGAAATAATGACAACTTATAATTTGCAAAATGAGGATTTGCAAGAGAAAAAAAGCACACCCAAAGTGAATGGACAAATAAAAAATGAAAGTCAAAAAGTTGTTACTTCATCAGGAGAAGCTCATAATCAAAATGTTAATAGCAATGAAAATAAAAATAAACCTGTTTCTTTAACTCCGGACAAAAAAATAGAAAAAGTAAAAAGCGATAAAGAATATAATCTACCAGAAATTTATGGCAGACTAGAAGTTTTAAAACCCATTAGCGAATATAGAATGACGTTGTTGCAAGCGCAGATGGGTTCTGTTTTTGGTACAAAAGAAGAATTTGATGTGGGCAAAAATTTTGCCGAAGAACTGTATAAAAGTGGTCATGAAGATCAAGCATTGAGTATATATAGAAGACTTGTAGCACTGTCTGAAAGAAAATTTAAATCAGATCCAAAGATTTTATGGAATGCAGGAGAATCGGCTTATCTCACACGAAATTTTGATTTAGCGAATGATTATTTTAGGTCTCTGTTGTTGAATTCTCCTGGCAGTGAATATGCCGCATTAGCAAAATTAAGGCTGTTAGATATCGATGAATTGAGCAATTCAAAGACAAAGGGAATGGGTAAAACAGGTTATCAAAATGCTCAGAAATATTCTGAAATGGCATTGTATGACAAAAATCCACTTATCGTAAAAGTCGCTTCCTCACTTCGTGTTTTGAATGATGTCGTAGATGAAAATCCGAATGCGGTAAAAACGTATCAGCAAAATATAGACGCCTGTGTCACTTCTGAAAGTATCCCGTTTGACTTGCTGAAAAATTGTGCATATGATCAAATAAGATCTTCGGTTGAAAAAGAAAATATCAACACTGCAGACGCTGCCGTTCAGCAATTTAAAAAGAAGGTGGCCGGCGACAAGCGCTCTGCTGTTCTTGAAAATATTGTGAACAGCAGAGTAAAGGATCTATTAAAGAGCACAGCACAAAATAAACAGTGGGAAGTATGGACACGCTTTGAAAAAGGTGCGCGGCAGAGTCTGCTTGAGTTTACCTATTCTGATCCTGAGTCTCTTTTTACGAGAGCAGAAGCTTTTGATGCCGTTGGTGAAAACCAAAAGGCAATTCAACTATACAGTGCCTTCTGGCAAGCTTCGACGGATCAAAAAAGAAAGAATGAAGCTGCTGCCATTACAGCGCGCTTATATTATCGAAGCAATAAACCAACAGACGCAGAAGTATTTTTGCGCCGTATTGAACAAGATGAAAAAAGAAAAGCAGATGGATTAACTGATAAGTCTGTACAGGCTTTGAAGGAGCTTTCTGTTGCTCCTTACCGTAACAAAATAGCGTTACGTTTACTTTTAGATGAGATGAAACTTGGACGTTATGTTGAACGCGATTTGCCAACTCTGGGTGAATGGGCTCGGGCTTTGCGCGGTACCCCTGATGTCGAACCTCTTTATGAGAAAATTCTGGCATTTCCTGCAAAGTCACTAGATGAAATTCAAACAGTTGAAGCGTCAATCATGCAATATGCAGAAGATTTACGGGATTCGGGCAGATTTGCGAAGTCGGGAGATATGTTTCTTGCAATGGCAAATTTAGCCCAAGGAACGCATCGAGCCGAAGCCGCATATAAAGCAGGAGTTGTATATGCGAGAGCGGGTCTTTTCGATAAAGCGAAAACGGCTTGGCTCTTAGCAGCAAACGACACGAACGACAAGCGGTACTCTTCTCTGGCGAGCGAAAGGCTTGACAGACTTAATAAGTAA
- a CDS encoding sigma-54-dependent transcriptional regulator yields MSDVRPMGLFDIDSANYGTQQGNNAVEGRSIHSNNVPNETDLRISEEEMLRHYPTRDEKIYKLLEVARTIAPTKVPILITGESGTGKETFAKAIHIAGGRERGRFVVANSSNIPANFFEMELFPAQRNPHEYNQNHNNRPQETCSLMLDEVTELEASMQLKLLRILKEQDVNKGAIRRGTAADARIIACSNKNIQDEVNAQRFRNDLFFKLHVIHLEIPALRQRLVDIDFYSEIFLREFNIQFSKNVQLSPTAKQALRTYTWPGNIRELRNVIQRSVLLSTRDYIGVEELHLMRANSRTEVAMGEPLPQVTLRELEQRLILQTLRRMNGNRTHTAKALGISLRALRYKLNELVDCGYEVEGKNI; encoded by the coding sequence ATGAGTGATGTGCGTCCTATGGGATTGTTTGACATAGATTCTGCAAACTATGGAACACAACAAGGTAACAATGCTGTGGAAGGACGCAGCATTCATTCTAATAATGTTCCAAATGAAACAGATCTAAGAATATCAGAAGAAGAAATGCTACGGCATTATCCAACTCGTGATGAAAAAATATATAAACTTCTCGAAGTAGCAAGAACTATCGCTCCGACTAAAGTACCTATTTTAATTACCGGTGAAAGTGGAACAGGAAAAGAAACATTTGCAAAAGCGATTCATATTGCTGGCGGAAGAGAAAGAGGTCGCTTTGTAGTCGCAAATAGTTCAAATATTCCTGCCAATTTTTTTGAAATGGAACTCTTTCCTGCTCAAAGAAATCCACATGAATATAATCAAAATCACAACAATCGTCCGCAGGAAACTTGTTCATTGATGCTCGATGAGGTCACTGAGTTAGAAGCGTCTATGCAGTTAAAACTTTTAAGAATATTAAAGGAACAAGATGTAAATAAAGGCGCGATTAGACGAGGTACTGCAGCAGATGCAAGAATAATTGCATGCAGTAATAAAAATATTCAAGATGAAGTCAATGCACAAAGATTTCGCAATGATTTGTTCTTTAAATTACATGTCATTCATTTAGAAATTCCAGCATTGAGACAGAGATTGGTTGATATTGATTTTTATTCCGAGATTTTTCTTCGTGAATTTAATATTCAATTTTCAAAAAATGTTCAACTTTCGCCAACTGCTAAACAAGCTCTAAGAACTTACACTTGGCCAGGAAATATTCGTGAATTACGTAACGTTATTCAACGGTCAGTGTTACTTTCAACCCGTGATTATATTGGAGTAGAAGAGCTTCATTTAATGAGAGCGAATAGCAGAACAGAAGTTGCTATGGGAGAACCGCTGCCACAAGTGACTTTAAGAGAGCTTGAGCAAAGACTAATATTGCAAACTCTTAGAAGAATGAATGGAAATAGAACACACACGGCAAAAGCTTTAGGAATTTCGTTGAGGGCATTGCGTTATAAATTAAATGAGCTGGTTGACTGTGGCTATGAAGTTGAAGGAAAGAATATATGA
- the flgB gene encoding flagellar basal body rod protein FlgB, translating to MSTVIGNQIFGKPDSVLEESLNQRLKRQDVNVANITNSLTPGYRSLGFDFEKQLQAAIGSDKDLIMKVSNPKHIKAPGMGADGVLKPDLYVKPTESIGNDGNTVDVDQEMTEMAGNQVIYRATIETLNRKLGMLRYAINGGR from the coding sequence ATGAGTACGGTTATTGGGAATCAAATATTTGGAAAACCAGATTCTGTTTTGGAAGAAAGTCTAAATCAACGATTAAAAAGACAAGATGTCAATGTTGCAAATATTACGAATTCTCTAACACCAGGATATAGATCTTTAGGTTTTGATTTTGAAAAGCAATTACAAGCTGCAATTGGTTCTGACAAAGATCTTATTATGAAAGTAAGCAATCCTAAGCACATAAAAGCTCCTGGCATGGGAGCTGATGGGGTTTTGAAACCAGATCTTTATGTCAAACCAACAGAAAGTATTGGTAATGACGGTAATACTGTAGATGTTGATCAAGAAATGACAGAAATGGCTGGTAACCAAGTGATTTATAGAGCTACAATTGAAACTTTGAATAGAAAACTTGGAATGTTACGTTATGCAATCAATGGTGGAAGATAA
- the flgC gene encoding flagellar basal body rod protein FlgC: MSFLEGLKISASGLSAERIRMNVISSNIANANTSRTEEGGPYKRKDVLFTARNSGLSFDNLMRLAFDPNLKEVKVDGITEDRRAPRLVFNPNHPDANENGYVSMPNISIMEEMVNMITSNRAFESNTQAINATKSMATTAISIGK; encoded by the coding sequence ATGAGTTTTTTAGAAGGACTTAAAATCAGTGCATCAGGGTTATCTGCAGAGCGTATTCGAATGAACGTAATATCTTCGAATATTGCAAATGCAAATACTTCTAGAACAGAAGAAGGTGGTCCTTATAAAAGAAAAGATGTTTTATTTACTGCTCGTAATTCAGGTCTAAGTTTTGATAATCTAATGCGCCTCGCTTTTGATCCAAATTTAAAAGAAGTAAAAGTTGATGGAATTACAGAGGATAGAAGAGCGCCTCGTCTTGTTTTTAATCCTAATCATCCTGATGCAAATGAAAATGGTTATGTTTCCATGCCAAATATCTCAATAATGGAAGAAATGGTAAATATGATCACAAGTAATCGAGCTTTTGAAAGTAATACACAAGCAATAAATGCAACAAAATCTATGGCAACAACAGCTATAAGTATAGGTAAATAA
- the fliE gene encoding flagellar hook-basal body complex protein FliE: protein MLKVMSANDLHFLKLQQELVNSSIPSGGGNPPKNPSATEFLDLMEKGIKEINTGAREAEKASMDLASGRTSNIHETMLAVTKAELGFDMMVQMRNKVIEAYQEVMRMQV from the coding sequence ATGTTAAAAGTGATGTCAGCAAATGATTTACATTTTTTAAAGTTACAACAGGAATTAGTAAATTCAAGTATTCCGAGTGGTGGAGGCAATCCTCCTAAAAATCCTTCTGCAACTGAATTTCTCGATTTAATGGAAAAAGGAATTAAAGAAATTAATACGGGTGCAAGAGAAGCTGAAAAAGCAAGTATGGATTTAGCATCGGGACGCACAAGTAATATTCATGAAACCATGCTGGCGGTAACAAAAGCAGAACTTGGTTTCGATATGATGGTGCAGATGAGAAATAAAGTGATTGAGGCATACCAAGAGGTTATGAGAATGCAAGTCTAA
- the fliF gene encoding flagellar basal-body MS-ring/collar protein FliF: MIEKFRQFWSQFIVQSKAFYAGLTKGRKIAIALGLFTIFFALAMFIFWKPTIKYETAFMNLSADDKTAILAHLKKSGFVDFKMEGDTLSFPEEKILEARMLLAQEGLPSSGIGVGWEKFDDRAFGMSDFDQRINKLRALQGELARTINKLEPVANSRVHIVLPDNAIFAEEKKSPTASIFLKLKPSKTLTQRQIQGIIHLAARAVEGLEPKAVSIVDQDGNMLTQPDEQDGGIDKVTSAQREYQRRVERELEQKIRDILARVVGHDKVVSKVQAFVDFKKVETTISDVDPERTAVIASQRNEQSSQGNGLNPTGVPGAKSNLPGEREDIGIAGGLTNSTKSSTENLNFEVKKTLSKIVEPIGNVTKLSASVLVDGKMVDGKFVPRTKEEMDMITKLVKNAIGFQEARDAITVESTQFELDEFALAEKASLSARQASLIQTAILSAVAIAAMFFIYIALVRPYFKWLTYDPDKRSKEQLEMLDYELERSGAGARRVQLKEDVPFDKMSPKEQIMYLAKNDPQKTTEAIRQLLNPNH; the protein is encoded by the coding sequence ATGATAGAAAAATTTAGGCAATTTTGGTCACAATTTATAGTTCAAAGTAAAGCATTTTATGCTGGACTGACGAAAGGTCGCAAAATTGCAATTGCTCTCGGTCTTTTTACGATTTTCTTTGCCTTAGCTATGTTTATTTTCTGGAAACCTACAATTAAATACGAAACAGCATTTATGAATCTTTCTGCTGATGATAAAACCGCAATCCTTGCACATTTAAAAAAATCAGGATTTGTAGATTTTAAAATGGAAGGGGACACGCTTTCATTTCCTGAAGAAAAAATATTAGAAGCTCGTATGCTGCTTGCGCAAGAAGGTCTACCAAGTTCGGGCATAGGTGTGGGTTGGGAAAAGTTTGATGACAGAGCATTTGGTATGTCTGACTTTGATCAACGCATAAATAAACTGCGTGCTTTACAAGGAGAACTCGCAAGAACTATTAATAAATTGGAGCCTGTGGCAAACAGCAGAGTGCATATTGTTTTACCTGATAATGCCATATTTGCCGAAGAAAAAAAATCACCCACTGCGAGTATTTTTTTAAAATTAAAGCCGAGTAAAACTCTTACACAAAGACAAATTCAAGGTATAATTCATTTGGCAGCACGGGCTGTTGAAGGACTTGAACCAAAAGCAGTCAGTATAGTCGATCAAGACGGTAACATGCTCACTCAGCCAGACGAACAAGATGGCGGGATAGATAAAGTCACATCGGCGCAGAGAGAGTATCAGAGACGGGTTGAACGAGAGTTAGAGCAAAAAATAAGAGATATTTTAGCGCGGGTCGTTGGGCACGATAAGGTTGTTTCTAAAGTTCAGGCATTTGTCGATTTTAAAAAAGTAGAAACGACAATTTCGGATGTGGATCCCGAAAGAACAGCCGTAATTGCATCACAACGGAACGAACAATCCTCGCAAGGAAACGGACTCAATCCGACAGGTGTGCCAGGGGCAAAAAGCAATTTACCAGGTGAACGCGAAGATATTGGAATTGCAGGTGGACTGACAAACAGTACAAAATCGAGTACAGAAAATTTAAATTTCGAAGTGAAAAAAACTTTAAGTAAAATTGTTGAACCAATTGGTAACGTAACAAAATTAAGTGCATCTGTTTTGGTTGATGGAAAAATGGTTGATGGAAAGTTCGTGCCGCGCACCAAAGAAGAAATGGATATGATCACAAAATTAGTCAAGAATGCGATTGGCTTTCAAGAAGCACGTGATGCTATTACTGTGGAATCTACGCAATTTGAATTGGATGAATTTGCATTGGCAGAAAAAGCATCTCTCTCGGCGCGGCAAGCTTCTCTAATTCAGACAGCGATTCTTTCCGCTGTTGCTATTGCTGCAATGTTTTTTATATATATTGCACTTGTGCGGCCCTATTTCAAATGGCTTACATATGATCCAGATAAACGTTCAAAAGAGCAGCTTGAAATGCTTGATTATGAACTCGAAAGATCGGGGGCAGGTGCAAGGCGTGTTCAGTTAAAAGAGGATGTGCCTTTTGATAAAATGTCGCCTAAAGAGCAAATTATGTATCTCGCGAAAAATGATCCGCAAAAAACCACCGAAGCTATTCGACAGCTTTTAAATCCAAATCATTAA
- the tssB gene encoding type VI secretion system contractile sheath small subunit, translating into MSRSTQHKISGYKPPRVQITYDLEVNGNPKEQDIPFVIGVMANFSGHLYQKAKKLKSEKFLSVNKENFNSVVQSINPKLKIKVLDKIKNDGGSKQIELDFKSIEDFNPGKIAEKVDTLKVLLETRRKLIELQTSVDCNDKLEETLIQFLKTPEALKQISSSQVEQVNDSNTSEA; encoded by the coding sequence ATGTCAAGGAGCACCCAACATAAAATTTCTGGATATAAGCCCCCGCGTGTGCAAATCACATACGATCTTGAAGTAAATGGCAATCCAAAGGAACAAGATATTCCCTTTGTCATTGGCGTTATGGCGAATTTTTCTGGGCATCTATATCAAAAAGCAAAAAAACTGAAAAGTGAAAAATTTCTCTCTGTAAACAAAGAGAATTTTAATTCAGTTGTGCAATCCATAAATCCAAAACTGAAGATAAAAGTTCTGGATAAAATCAAAAATGATGGTGGATCTAAACAAATTGAGCTTGATTTTAAATCAATTGAAGATTTTAATCCCGGAAAAATTGCTGAAAAAGTTGATACTTTGAAAGTATTGCTGGAGACAAGAAGAAAATTAATTGAATTGCAAACTAGCGTTGATTGTAACGATAAGCTTGAAGAAACTCTAATTCAGTTTTTAAAAACTCCAGAAGCTTTAAAGCAGATTTCGAGCTCACAAGTTGAACAAGTGAATGATTCAAATACGAGCGAAGCATAA
- the tssC gene encoding type VI secretion system contractile sheath large subunit, with amino-acid sequence MTLKTDLAIKTNSFFNLEDVNISVIDQALTISNLNKNEEQKNNAKEMLTVFADEVISDRMTYKKNISHMISERIADIDALLSEQINEIIHNQEFQKLEASWRGLQSLVKFAEPDDKLHIRVLDATKEDILKDSESAAEFDESGLFKLVYENEYGTFGGTPYGLLVGDYSFGKGLEDIECLKAISKVASSAHAPFVAAASSELFNIKSFEDLDKPRHLGRLFNSAEYGSWQSFRELEDSKYVTLTLPRVIMRHPYGPNGIPVKEFYFEEDLNGTEHDKYLWGNPAFSLAQRMVDSFRDYGWFSNIRGSENGGVVDSLPYHPFVDSEGNNSFKMPVETIITDRREKELDDLGFLSLVYKRGTDTATFFGSKTIHKLTEYDNDLANANAQLSIELPYVMAVSRFAHYLKVIMRDKIGSFTTQGEIDNYLNNWISRYVILDDSASTYIKSCYPLREARVDILPVPGKVGAYRAVMYLRPHFYLNELSVSLRLVTELPQKS; translated from the coding sequence ATGACTCTCAAAACAGATCTTGCAATAAAAACAAATTCATTTTTTAATTTAGAAGATGTCAATATTTCTGTTATCGATCAGGCTCTTACAATTAGTAATCTAAATAAAAACGAAGAGCAAAAGAATAATGCCAAAGAAATGTTAACAGTTTTTGCGGATGAAGTTATTTCGGATCGCATGACCTATAAAAAAAATATTTCACACATGATCAGTGAAAGAATTGCAGATATCGATGCTCTTCTCTCTGAACAAATCAATGAAATTATTCACAATCAAGAGTTTCAAAAATTGGAAGCTTCTTGGCGAGGATTGCAATCCTTGGTTAAATTTGCAGAACCAGACGACAAGTTGCATATCCGTGTTCTTGACGCCACAAAAGAAGATATTTTAAAAGATTCAGAATCAGCAGCAGAGTTTGATGAATCGGGTCTTTTTAAGCTTGTCTATGAAAATGAATATGGCACTTTTGGTGGAACTCCGTACGGTCTATTAGTTGGGGATTATTCATTTGGAAAAGGCCTTGAAGATATTGAATGTCTCAAAGCCATATCTAAAGTTGCTTCCTCAGCACATGCACCTTTTGTTGCAGCAGCAAGCAGTGAACTTTTCAATATTAAATCTTTTGAAGATTTGGATAAACCTCGTCATCTTGGCCGTTTATTTAATTCTGCAGAGTATGGTTCTTGGCAAAGTTTTAGAGAACTTGAGGACTCTAAATATGTTACTTTGACTTTGCCAAGAGTGATTATGCGTCATCCCTATGGTCCCAATGGAATACCTGTGAAGGAATTCTATTTTGAAGAAGATTTAAATGGGACAGAGCATGATAAATATTTATGGGGAAATCCTGCATTTTCTTTAGCGCAAAGAATGGTTGATTCTTTCCGTGATTATGGTTGGTTTTCAAATATCCGTGGATCGGAAAATGGTGGAGTTGTTGATAGTCTTCCTTATCACCCTTTCGTAGACAGCGAAGGAAACAATTCCTTTAAAATGCCTGTGGAAACGATCATTACAGACAGACGTGAAAAAGAGCTCGATGATCTCGGATTTTTATCTTTGGTTTATAAACGTGGCACTGACACAGCAACATTTTTTGGCTCAAAAACCATTCATAAATTAACAGAATATGACAATGATCTTGCCAATGCCAATGCGCAGCTTTCTATAGAACTTCCATACGTGATGGCAGTCTCGCGTTTTGCTCACTATTTAAAAGTGATTATGCGCGATAAAATTGGATCTTTTACAACACAGGGGGAGATAGATAATTATTTAAACAATTGGATTTCTCGGTATGTTATTTTAGATGATTCTGCAAGCACTTATATTAAGAGTTGTTATCCTTTACGAGAAGCAAGAGTTGATATTTTACCAGTGCCAGGAAAAGTTGGTGCGTATAGAGCTGTTATGTATTTAAGGCCACATTTTTACTTAAATGAGTTATCTGTGTCTCTTAGGTTAGTTACAGAACTTCCACAAAAATCATAA
- a CDS encoding GPW/gp25 family protein produces the protein MESLKKIFYLPSEKKDPFFSIARNIYNILNTRSSLPVSQFLENQNLNTLHFGIPCVSHFAMDSEHDRFLLCQIVQKSLQVFEHRLSYVEVDFSVYDKLKKEAKLSINAVYHSGNVKVNLLLKVALWEFIINDWKI, from the coding sequence ATGGAAAGCTTAAAAAAAATTTTCTATTTACCATCTGAAAAGAAGGACCCTTTTTTTTCTATTGCGCGAAATATTTATAATATTTTAAACACTCGAAGTTCTTTGCCTGTTTCTCAATTTTTAGAAAATCAAAATTTAAATACCCTACATTTCGGAATTCCTTGTGTCTCACATTTTGCAATGGATTCTGAGCACGATCGATTTCTATTGTGTCAAATTGTGCAAAAGTCTCTTCAAGTATTTGAACATAGATTATCATATGTAGAAGTAGATTTTTCTGTCTATGATAAATTAAAAAAAGAAGCAAAACTTTCCATAAATGCAGTGTATCATTCAGGGAATGTAAAGGTAAATCTATTGTTAAAGGTGGCATTATGGGAGTTCATAATCAATGACTGGAAAATATAG
- a CDS encoding type VI secretion system baseplate subunit TssF, whose product MTGKYSNQDFLKIYTDTLEELRSNGRIFSEQNPDIAPYLDFSFRKSNDPETERLIESFAYMKAQVDYKSFLAKSDYAINFIEHIFPELVSPTPGLTILKILPSMSFFKKEISQFKIEKDTVFSTSNSDEEECLFSSTEDTYISCCEIKNFRYADINSSTENIYGYKKAFIFEIESSIPITDFQNTKLSIFIDAEFQSVISIFDSLLSSQLPILIFRDEETSPIRIPRDSLQPIYQHNGHYDLCEENLLHPLFDFINYYQKYFFFKIDIKRPINILKKIKFIIPIDEEVSIPFRLGGVFFKLNCIPVINVFEKKLVPIKCNDQKKEYLMRVDNDQQNHIEVLRVKKLVTYNSTTGKAIEIPNYHKKKNIINKETEHFYWATKRSFNNTTRENGCLYLKLLRQNSSYSFDLEMPDYIFPTGICTNTNLVEGIKPNSQFNCIAYDLPIDKSFSLIWPKYFRKPLDLYENMEVIKLLYKVNQDILTRNAFKNYDFKKIIEILSSGQNPIKILFQQLLNQSTGFEVEETLSQQIWKNQSYYVPGILYKLQFSKVTGFPLGTHFLISFLNSYFDFIRDFNFYIIFKAEKI is encoded by the coding sequence ATGACTGGAAAATATAGTAATCAGGATTTTTTAAAAATATACACAGACACTTTAGAAGAATTAAGAAGCAATGGTCGTATATTTTCAGAACAGAATCCTGATATTGCACCTTACCTTGATTTTTCTTTTAGAAAAAGCAATGATCCTGAAACTGAAAGACTGATTGAATCTTTTGCTTATATGAAGGCTCAAGTTGATTATAAATCCTTTCTCGCAAAGAGTGACTATGCTATCAATTTTATAGAGCATATTTTTCCAGAGTTAGTTTCTCCTACACCTGGCCTCACAATCTTAAAAATATTACCGAGTATGAGTTTCTTTAAAAAAGAAATCTCTCAGTTTAAAATTGAGAAAGATACTGTTTTTTCTACGAGTAATTCAGATGAAGAAGAATGTTTATTTTCATCAACGGAAGACACATATATTTCATGCTGTGAAATAAAAAATTTCCGCTATGCAGATATTAATTCAAGTACAGAAAATATTTATGGCTATAAAAAAGCATTTATTTTTGAAATAGAATCTTCCATACCAATAACGGACTTTCAAAATACCAAATTATCCATTTTTATCGATGCAGAATTTCAATCTGTCATTTCGATTTTTGATTCTCTCTTGTCTTCTCAATTGCCTATTTTAATTTTTCGTGATGAAGAAACGAGCCCAATTAGAATTCCAAGAGATTCCTTGCAACCTATTTATCAACACAATGGACATTACGATCTCTGTGAAGAAAATTTACTCCATCCATTGTTTGATTTTATAAATTATTATCAAAAATATTTTTTCTTTAAAATAGATATAAAAAGACCAATCAATATTTTAAAAAAAATAAAATTTATCATTCCAATTGATGAAGAAGTCTCAATACCTTTTAGATTAGGTGGTGTCTTTTTTAAATTGAACTGTATACCAGTCATCAATGTATTTGAAAAAAAACTAGTCCCAATCAAGTGCAATGATCAAAAAAAAGAATACCTTATGCGGGTAGACAATGATCAGCAAAATCATATTGAAGTTTTGCGAGTCAAAAAACTTGTTACTTATAATTCCACAACCGGTAAAGCAATAGAAATTCCAAATTATCATAAGAAAAAAAATATAATAAATAAAGAAACTGAGCATTTCTATTGGGCAACAAAACGATCGTTCAACAATACGACTCGTGAAAATGGTTGTTTATATTTGAAGTTATTGCGACAGAATAGTTCTTACTCTTTTGATTTAGAAATGCCTGATTATATTTTTCCAACAGGGATCTGTACAAATACAAATTTAGTGGAAGGGATTAAACCTAACTCACAATTCAATTGCATTGCATATGATTTACCTATTGATAAATCGTTTTCATTGATTTGGCCAAAATACTTTCGAAAACCACTTGATCTTTATGAAAACATGGAAGTCATAAAATTATTGTATAAGGTCAATCAAGATATTTTAACAAGAAATGCATTTAAAAATTATGATTTTAAAAAGATAATAGAAATATTATCATCAGGTCAGAATCCAATAAAAATATTATTCCAACAATTATTGAACCAATCTACTGGCTTTGAAGTTGAAGAAACTCTCTCTCAGCAAATTTGGAAGAATCAAAGCTATTATGTGCCAGGAATATTATATAAATTGCAGTTTTCTAAAGTCACAGGTTTCCCATTGGGAACACATTTTTTAATCTCCTTTTTAAACTCTTATTTTGATTTTATAAGAGACTTTAATTTCTATATTATTTTTAAAGCAGAAAAGATATGA